The window GATCATCTTCAAAAAGTGAATTCAAATCGGGAACATTATCTTTCCAACTAATTTTAAATTTTAAAGGTAATTCGGTTAATAATGCATTAATAAAATTTGTGGGAAGGTTTTCGTCAATGTGAGATAATCGTGTTAGGTCAAACTTGTACCTTGAACGAGCTGGAATTGCATTTAAATGTACTCCTCTTCGGCTACCAACTTTTAGTCGGTTTTGTAATTCAATCAGTAGCTTTTCGGTTATCTCCATATTTTATTTCTAAAAATATGTTGTTTTATTTAAAACTTTTTACGATTTACCTCAATTAATACTAGAAAAAAAAAGAAAATCAGCTTTATTCATTCATATTTCATAGTTTATGAAATAAGAAAGAAAGTTTTTTGATGCTTTCCAACACATTAGTTAATAGCCTAACGAAGTTACCAAAAACCAAATAAAAACCAACCATTACAACAAACAAAAAACCATCATGCTTTTGCATAGTGGCTTTATAATTAGATAGCTATGATAAGTGTGTTAATAACAGTCTACAAAACAAGTCACTTAAACAGTGGTTATTTGTGTTGCTTTAAGTAAATAAGTTAGCAAATAAAATACTGATAGAATATTCCGTAAGGATGCTGGTAAGTAGTCTAGAAGACAGCAATAAATTATATATGGCGTTGACGGTAGTATTATTCTTTTAATTCCTTTAGTTTAACCCAAATATGGTCATTTATAATTTTCCCATTTTTGATAACAGCGTTCCTTTTAATGCTTTCTAAATTAAAATCATTTTTTTCTAGTACTCTCATGGATGGTCTATTGAAATCAAAAACGCCAGCCTCAATTCTTATAATATTAAAATTATTGAACACATAATCTGTCATTAGTTTTATTGCTTCAGAAGCAATTCCTTTTCCCAAAAAAGGCTCTCCAATAAAATATCCCATTTCTGCACTTAATCTAAATACATCTTCCTTAATTTCAATTCCAATTTCTCCTACGAATAGACCTTTCCAATATATTAATTTTCTTTGTGGAAGTTCTTTTTTAAGTTGCAGGTTTATAAACTCTTTAGCGTCTTTTAACGTGAAAGGATTAGGAACTTTATCATATCCATTATCGAATATAATTGGGTTATTTCTATATTCAGCATACTGCTTAGCTATTTCAATTTGATAGTTTCTTAATTCCACCATTAGTTCTAGATGTACTTTTGTTAGGGTTTGTCTTGTCCTGAAATATGGCTACAGGTTAAAATTGAATTAAGCTGATAATTTATATACCATATTAGGTGTTTTATAATCTAAAGATAAATGTAATCTAACTTCGTTGTATAAATTAATTGCATTTTTTGCAGCTCTCTTTGCGTGACTCACGTTATCAAAGGTTTGGTCGAGATAAAATTCATCTTTTAAAATTCCATTTACGCGTTCTGCCATTGCGTTTTCGTAACAATGATTTTCTTCTGTCATACTAATATCTATTTTTTTTCTTTTGAGTATTTGTGTATAAACATTGCTACAATACTGTATTCCTCTGTCTGAATGATGTATTAATTCTTTGATATTTTTAGCTTGATAAATAGCCTTATTAAGCGCTCTCACACATCCTTTGAGTTCCAAGCTATCACTAATATCATAACCAACTATTTTCCTTGAATGCATATCTGTTATTAAAGCCAGGTAGCAAAAGCCCTTTATGGTTCTAATGTATGTGATATCAGATACCCAAACTTGGTTAGCTCTAGTAACTTCTAAGTCTTTAATGATGTTATTATATTTGTAAAAACGATGATAAGAGTTTGTAGTTCTAGCACTGGTTTTCCTTCTAAGTGTCAGCATTTGATGTTTTCTAAGCACATTAAATAAAGTATCTCTACCAACTTTAATCTTGGCTTTATTAAAATCGGCCTTTAATGATTTTACAA is drawn from Psychroserpens sp. NJDZ02 and contains these coding sequences:
- a CDS encoding IS3 family transposase translates to MTTITHCFGLKRNAYYKHKNRADKRLNLELQIINIVRKRRKSLPREGVRKLVKSLKADFNKAKIKVGRDTLFNVLRKHQMLTLRRKTSARTTNSYHRFYKYNNIIKDLEVTRANQVWVSDITYIRTIKGFCYLALITDMHSRKIVGYDISDSLELKGCVRALNKAIYQAKNIKELIHHSDRGIQYCSNVYTQILKRKKIDISMTEENHCYENAMAERVNGILKDEFYLDQTFDNVSHAKRAAKNAINLYNEVRLHLSLDYKTPNMVYKLSA
- a CDS encoding GNAT family N-acetyltransferase; amino-acid sequence: MVELRNYQIEIAKQYAEYRNNPIIFDNGYDKVPNPFTLKDAKEFINLQLKKELPQRKLIYWKGLFVGEIGIEIKEDVFRLSAEMGYFIGEPFLGKGIASEAIKLMTDYVFNNFNIIRIEAGVFDFNRPSMRVLEKNDFNLESIKRNAVIKNGKIINDHIWVKLKELKE